The Flavobacterium sp. M31R6 nucleotide sequence TATGAAGTATTTTTCCATTGGTTTTTTGCAAGCGGTTAGGTGGCTACAAAGTGAGGATTCTATTTTTTCTTTTGACCAGCCTAAACAAAATGTTTTTCTGGAGATGAAAAAAGAAAAGCAATATCGTGTGGAAAGAATTCAACTTTTACAAAATAGAATTTTAATTGATTATTTAAATACAAGAAAATTGAACATTGAAATTTGTAAAAGGCATTTACATGAAGTGTATTATAAAATAAAGGATAGGAAATATTTTGGGGTAGGATTTAGGAATGATCAAAATCAATTTGAAATTCGAAATAAATATGCAAAATTATGTTTAGGAATAAAATGGTTTACATGGATTAACAAAAGCAATAAATCCCTAATAATCTTAGAATCATGGTCGGATTTCATTTCATTATTGACGTTGTATCCAAAATGTGAAAAGTCAAAAGATTTCTTGATTTTAAATTCTCTATCAATGCTTTCGAAAGCAGATCAAGTATTAAATGTTTATTCTGAACTTTTGTTTGCGCTCGACAACGATGTTGCGGGTTCGAATGCAACAGAAAATTGTTTAAAGAAGTGGAATTCAACGGGAGCAAGATGTAAAGATATTAGGTATCTGTTTCATGGTTCAAAAGATATAAATGATTTCTTGATTTTAAAAACTAAAACAAGTGGTTAGACTTGTGTGTGAATATCACTGTTTAAAAGAGTTTATACTAGTAATGTAATTAGCTAGTAATGTAATTAGCAAGTAGGACAGGGGCGGAAAAACCCCTATCCTACTTGCTCTGCGAGGCCAAAGCCTTGAAAATAAGGCTTTCTTTAAGAATGAAGTTTATAAGATTTTATAATTTAAATATAATAAATACGTAACCACTTGATTAACAGCATTAAAAATTATAATTATGACTAAAAAAAGTATTATTATAGATGAAAAAGCGCATACAGAACTTGGGAAGTTATCTGAAAGTTTACGAATGAACTTAGGGGTTCTTATACAAGAAATGATTTATTATTTCAAAAAAACAGGTATCGATCCCAAAGATGCTGTAAACAAAAATCCAGCTTTAATGGTTGCCGCTTTAGATAAAAGGATAGTCTCTTTTTTAAAAGTTCAAGAAAGAGATATTTTGAAACCATTAAGACAAGATGTTTTTAATTATCAAAATGCCCAAAAAGAAGAAATATCAAAGCTAATTATTTCGATAAATAAACTCTTAGATCAACATTCGGAACGAACAACTGAAATAAAAAAAGCTCATCTTGAGAATCTGAACAAAATAAATAGCAATGATGGGGAAAGAACTAAAATGATAATTTCTGAATTACAAAAAAATAGACAAGCGATTTTGCTTATTTGCCAACTATTAGACGAAAAAAACAAATCGGGCACTATGGGTAAAATTAAATCTCTTTTTTCATAATGCCAATATCTAAACCTCATAGTACACTTGGAGCAGACAATAAAGGAAGTTGTTCCAACTTAGCCATTTACTTAGAAAAGGAAAATGAAGAATTAGACAGAATCATCAAAAAGTCTTCCTCAATGAGTGAAATATCTCAGCTAGAAAACAGGAAACAATGGTTCTTTACAGCTTTAGAGATTAATATCAGTACGATAGATGTTATTAGTGCTATCGATAATAATAAAAGAAAATTAGGAGCTAATGATGCTAAATATTTTGCTCCAACAATTAGCTTCAGCGAGAATGAGTTGAGTCATATTGCCTTTCTGGCTACAGGCAAAAAAGAAGTTACAAGTATTTTGGAATTAAACTCATCTGAATTAGAGCAATTTAATAATCTTATAAGAGAGTATGGACGCAAAGTAATGGATAACTATGCTTTGAATTTTAATCGTCAAGACAAAGGAATTAAAACGGGTGCTGATTTAGTTTATTTTGCAAAAATTGAGCATTTTAGAAAATACAAGGGTACAGATAAAGAGGTTATTAATGGAAAGGAAATTTCTGGCGAGTATAAAAAGGGTCTGCAATCTCATATTCACATAATTGTTTCCAGAAAAGATAAAACACAAATATTAAAATTAAGCCCTACTTGTAACGAAAAACAAACCAATAGAAAAATTGGTAATAACGAATATCAAGTGGGATTTGATAGAGTGAAATGGATCAATTCGAACGAAAAAACTTTTGATGAACATTTTAATTATAAACGAAAAGAACTTGAAAAATTTCAAAATCAAAATATTTTAAAAAATGGAAGTCCTCAAGACAAACATGAAATCAATAAAAAAATAGAAATAGAATCGAATAATAGGGATGATATAAAAAAGCAAATTAGGAATGCTCATTTCAATGTTTTGATGACAAAACCAAACAATTTAAAAGAGTATCAACAGCGGATGATGAAATTTGAAATTCAGGTTTTACCCACAATAAATAAAGATGGTTTTATCCAGGAGAATCACTTTTTTTACGAACTATCAGGTATAGATTTCAAAGCGAGTGAAGTTAATCAAAACTTAAAACTCCATGAATTATTTAGTACTGATAGCAAAACGACGAAGCAAGTGCAACAAACTGAACCATCATTAGAGGATTGGAAGATTAATACCGAAAAATTAACATCCATTTTATCATCTCTTGCCTTTGAAATCGCTCCAAGTCTTGATGATGAATTACCAAAAAGAAAGAGAGCAATAAGAAAGTGAATAAATGTAAAAAATAAACATTATAAAAAAAAAGATAAGCAAAGTGGTAATTTTAAAAGAATTATTAGAACATAGTTTAAAATCCGATTTTGACCAAGAGCTGTCATATATATGTGAAGTTGTATTTAATGAATTGCTGAAGGTCATTCTTTATAAATTAAATAGTATAAAACGCACTTTCTCCAGTTTGCCTTTCTGTTTCATTATAAAAGCTTTCCGTTTCTAAACGATAGGCAGCTTGATTTTTAATATGTCCTTCATAACCTACATATTTTAATATTAGGATTGACACTAACATGTGAATTCTGTCAGCTTCCAAGTGCAGATCTTTAATCCTATTTTTTAAAACACCTTCCTCATATGGGGTTTTGCCATGAAAAAATAAGTTTCGAGTATTTAACAAAACACTATACTTTTCCGGTAGGTTGACTTTATAACGCTCAAAAGCAAGAATAAATTTATCTTTATTAAAAGGTGTATTTAAATAAGTGATTTTTTTTGTTAAGGATGAGTATTCCAATTGTGAAAATTTATCCTTTTCTCGGTTTGCAATATCATGGAATTCCTTCAAGATTGGAGTTAATTGTTCAGTTTTTTTAATAGGTTTAAAAAAAGCTTTATTTTCCGAGTGAATTAGTGATACAGCGGTTTCAAGAGCTACACTAAAAATAGAACATCGGATTAACGGAGATTTTATTTCATTTCCGTCCACCAGTAATTCAATTGCTCTTTCAAGTTCCGGTTTTGATTTTAACTCATTAACAATGGTAGATAAAATCTTTTCGGAAAACAATAAAGGTGTTAGTTCTGGGTAATTACTAGGATCAGTATGGATGAAACTTCTAAACTGTTGAGGGTTTATTATTTCAAAATTTGTAATAACAGAATCGCCAAATAATTTATAGTAGATATACTTAGCAAGTTTAAAATCGTTTGATGTATACGAGAAAAAGTAATGCTCGTCCTGATGCCAGTTGCCAGTCAAAAAGCCAACTGATTTTAAAATCAATTCACAGTCTTCTCTAAAGCTTTTAAAATTTGTCACATCCAAGCACTCGATTGTCAAATAAGTTTTGCTATTTGATCTTTCGTTATGTCTAAAAACATGGTATTCAATATTTTCAATATTAAGGCGAACAAGCCCTAAAGCATAGTGTGTCCCATCACAAGAATAACCTGCTCCGAGAAATATTGTTCCAAAATCTTCGTCATTAATTTTCAAGATTAAACGAAAATTTGATGCAGATGATAAAGGAAATTGTTCATCATAAATAGTGGTTATTTCTCCTGTTATTTGATTTGTAGGGACAAATCTTTTTCCTTTAACTTTTGTGACACCTTTGGGCGGAATTACAAAAATTCTATCAGTTGAAATAAGTTTACAATTTTTATTAAAACCCAGTTTTTTAAAGGTTATGTTATTTGGGTCTAAACTATTTTGTAATTCTAAGTTAAAGTCAATATGTTTGTTTCCAGTTCCTTTAGACAAACTAATTTTAGCCTCATTAATTGGAAAACCTAAATCGTGGGAGATAATAAATGACTCCTTTTGAAATATTTTTTCAATTATTTCAGTTTCGCTTTGAATACTTTTTGTGTATTTTTCTTCTATCACATTATAGCTGTTAAGTGAATATAAATATTAGTCTTCCAACCATTTAATATCTTTAATTCGATTTGGAATTAAACCGTCTTTAATCTGCACGGCAAGTGCATAATTGAATGTTCTCAGGAAATTGTAACCTTTATGATTTGCCTTGTTTGTATAGTCTGACATACTAAGATATAATTCTAATAAGCCAAAAAAATCAATCTTCTTGTCTTTTAAACTTTGTTCCATTTCCTGTAAATCACTAATATTTATAATGATTAGATCTTTAATATTATGTTCTTTAGTTTTTTTATTAATTTTTTGCTTTTCAAGGAGTTCATTAAATTTTCGCTTTAACACAAATGGAACAATACCAGAACTAACTATCGGATCATTAACAATAATTATTGGATAAATTTGAACTTTCCGTTGATAGTTAAAGTGTAAGTCGTCAATTTCTGATTTATAAATGTGAAACTTCTTTAAAGTTTTTTCAGCCAATTGGGATAAGCCATAATCTTTATTGAATTTTTCAGTATCGAGGTTTTTGAAGTCTTCAATGGTAGCAACAGTCTTGTAGCCATGATCTAGTGGGATGAAACCACTTTTTACTTCGAATAGTGCCACGTTCTGCTTTTCTCGGATATAAAAATCTGCATATTCTATTTCTGTTCCTTCAATATTAAATTGGAGCTGATTGGTTGATTTTAATATTATGTCTGGGCGAGTTGAAAACGATTCTTTTAAAATATCCTCAGTGAATGGCTCATAGAAATCAGTTCCAATAAAATTTCCCCAATCTTTCCTTGTGCAGACCTCATTAGGTTTTAAATAATCGAACCAAAAATCATTGATAAATATTGAATATGTCTTTTCAATGTAGAAGCCTTCATCGTACATTATATAACTAACTATATCTTTATTTTCCTTTATTTTACATTTAAACAAAGGACTCTTTTTTAGCGGGAAAAAATCAAAAGTACGTAGGTCATCCTTAGTAGGTATTGGATACTCAACTTTTGTGCTAAATGAATCAAGGATTTTTATGGCATCAACGTTATCTTTGGGAATGTTAATGTAACGCATCCCTAAAACTTCATCATAACTTTTAATGAACGTCCAGATAATATGTTTTAAAAATTCTTTTGTACTTTCAACTTTATAGAACCAGGTTATAAAGTTTTTGAAATGTTTTCCAAATAAATGATGCTGTTCAATTTTATTGAACAAAAAATATGATTTATAAAAGATATTTATCGCATTCGAGCATTCGTTATATTGATTGTGGTGCAATTCTCTAAACATAAAGAATTCAAAGAAATCTGTTCCAAGTTGCTTGTAACCTTCCTCTCTATAATTTTTATCTCCAGTTAAAATTTGTTCGTTTGCAATTAGTAAAAATTTAAAAATTCGTTCCCTATTATCAAAGTTATATTCAGGTTCTTCAGAGGTGAAACCTTCATTATTAATAATTTCCTGCATTGCGTAAAGACAAGTTACCCGTGAAAATAAATTATGGTTTTTAGGTGTGAGTGAGTATCTATTAATTAAAGTTCTACAAAAAGATAAATGTACAGGATTATTTTTGTCTAAAAAAATAGTTTTCAAGCATTCTATTTGCGTTTCTCTTGAATCATCAAAATGGTTAGAATCTGGACGTTTTAATCTAGTATTGATAGCAACTAAAGTTGCAATAAGTTCCTCTTTAGGAATGTCAAGGATTAGATCAATTGGATTTTCAGGAATCGGATTTGCATAAAAATCAGAATATTTAATTAGATAACCCCACATATATTGTCATTTTTTATGGATTTAATCTTTCTAAATCTGTATTTCTTTGCTGCAAATTCAGCAAACAGATATTACCAAATATAAGCATATTAAAAGGCTCAACTAATTAGTTGAGCCTTAATTATGAAATAAGAATTAATCCCAAATTATTTATTGATTAGTTTTTCAAGTCTTTGCATCATTTCATCTTTCTCTTTCAACATACGCTCAAACAAAGCAATCTTTTCTTCGTGAAGTTTTTTGATCTCCTCAATCGGATTGTTATTAAAAACTTCAATTCTGTTATTGAACATTGCATTATCCGAGAAATTACATGAAATTAAATTCACTGCCTGTTCCTCATCAAAGTTTTGAAACGCTTCCACAGGAATTTTTAATGAATTGGAGATTTGATTAAGTATATCATCTTCAATTCTATCTTTTTGCTCCAGCATTGAAATTTTCTTTTGATTCCAGTCATTTCCCAGATCAAAAGCCAATGCCTCTTGT carries:
- a CDS encoding toprim domain-containing protein is translated as MKRLNIEAIEKKKEQFWFKADWRNEQTPSVKCEHNLFYDFGEGFGGNTVDFIMKYFSIGFLQAVRWLQSEDSIFSFDQPKQNVFLEMKKEKQYRVERIQLLQNRILIDYLNTRKLNIEICKRHLHEVYYKIKDRKYFGVGFRNDQNQFEIRNKYAKLCLGIKWFTWINKSNKSLIILESWSDFISLLTLYPKCEKSKDFLILNSLSMLSKADQVLNVYSELLFALDNDVAGSNATENCLKKWNSTGARCKDIRYLFHGSKDINDFLILKTKTSG
- a CDS encoding DUF5712 family protein, whose translation is MPISKPHSTLGADNKGSCSNLAIYLEKENEELDRIIKKSSSMSEISQLENRKQWFFTALEINISTIDVISAIDNNKRKLGANDAKYFAPTISFSENELSHIAFLATGKKEVTSILELNSSELEQFNNLIREYGRKVMDNYALNFNRQDKGIKTGADLVYFAKIEHFRKYKGTDKEVINGKEISGEYKKGLQSHIHIIVSRKDKTQILKLSPTCNEKQTNRKIGNNEYQVGFDRVKWINSNEKTFDEHFNYKRKELEKFQNQNILKNGSPQDKHEINKKIEIESNNRDDIKKQIRNAHFNVLMTKPNNLKEYQQRMMKFEIQVLPTINKDGFIQENHFFYELSGIDFKASEVNQNLKLHELFSTDSKTTKQVQQTEPSLEDWKINTEKLTSILSSLAFEIAPSLDDELPKRKRAIRK
- a CDS encoding BfmA/BtgA family mobilization protein → MTKKSIIIDEKAHTELGKLSESLRMNLGVLIQEMIYYFKKTGIDPKDAVNKNPALMVAALDKRIVSFLKVQERDILKPLRQDVFNYQNAQKEEISKLIISINKLLDQHSERTTEIKKAHLENLNKINSNDGERTKMIISELQKNRQAILLICQLLDEKNKSGTMGKIKSLFS
- a CDS encoding helix-turn-helix transcriptional regulator; this translates as MEQKIHQGRNVKRFREMLGIKQEALAFDLGNDWNQKKISMLEQKDRIEDDILNQISNSLKIPVEAFQNFDEEQAVNLISCNFSDNAMFNNRIEVFNNNPIEEIKKLHEEKIALFERMLKEKDEMMQRLEKLINK